CATTCTCCACACCTGGGCATCCCGCCTTGGTTGCCGTGAAGATCGTCTTGCCGGAAAGCCCCAGCCCCTGCGAGATCCCAACCGCTCCGGACATAAACTTTACCGGAGGAGCAAAGTCTGCTCCGGTGATAATCACCTGTTCATGCAGCTGACCATCGGCTGTAAGGGCGTAAATCCCGCGCAACCCGAAATAGCCTCCGCCAGCCGAGCCACCCAGTTTGCGTTCGGAAGCTGGAACGGGTCCTGCCTGAGGAGGAGGCGCCGCAGGCGCAGCTCCCGGCTTGGCAGCAGGCCGCCTCGCACGGAAGTTGATCACCGGTGGAGCCTCAGCGACAGCCGCCAGGCTCGTTGCACCACACGCTGGAGCAATATCATAGTGCTTCGTCCAAAGCATCGTGCCGAGCTCGGAATCGACAGCGTACAGGTCCTGCGCTCCCGGCCAGATCACAAAATCCTTAAAGCCTTTGGCATTGATCAATCTCGCGGCGAGAAGCGGCTCGTTGTAGGACTGGCTGTCCTTCGCCGGTGGCGTACCGAGCTGAATCTTCCAGAGAAACTTGAAATCCTTCGCAAGATTCTCCTTCGTCATCGCGGTCTCGACCTTCTGCCAACCGCTATGCGCCGCGTCGTTTCGCGGAGAACTCCAGTTACCGGGCGCCTGTGCTGCTGCCCACGGAAGACAGCAAACCGCCGTCGCGAACGAAAAACCCATGGAAAGACCGAACCATTTCTTCATCTGCAGACTTCCTCGTAATTGCTCGATGCAGCGTTATTTAATGCCGAAGCAGTAGACCGTTCCATCAAACGTTCCGAACAGGATGCGCCCGCCTGCAACCGACAGCCCCGCCTGGTGCAGGAAAGACACGATCTGGTCTCCGCTTGAATAGAGCTCCTTGCCCGTTTGTCCATCCAGTACATAAAGCTTCGCCGGAATCGAGCGTTTGATTCTGTCCTCCGCCGAATAAAGTCCACCCTCTACCTCATTGGCCTGGCCCGTATATTCCCCACCGGCCAAAGCAAACACCAACCCATTCGCAACCACAGGCGGCTCCGCCGTCATCATGTCCTGCGACTGCCACGCATTCGTCAGCACCGTCTTCCCGTTCTTCTCTTCCACCTTGAAGGCCAGGATGCCGCCGTTCGGTGTGTCTCCGTAATTGATCGGGAACTTGATCGTCGTCGGGCCTCCATTCGGAGCCAGTACCCACTGTGTTCCCTTCTTGTCCTTCCAGGCCGCAAAGCTACCCCACGTACCTTCTGTCTGGAAGTTCACATTCGCATTCGCAATCAGCTCCGATCGAAACAGCGGCGTCTGATGGTCTGCTCCTCCGAGCGACTTGCTATCCAGAAGGAAGAACCTTCCTTCTTTGCCTCCTCCCACAAGCACATCGCGTCCTTTGTAAGGAAACACCACTGGCGTGGTGTTCATGTCCAGGTCGCGCTGGGTAAGCCACTTATAGTTCGAGGGCGTGTAGTAATCCTTGAGCGTCAGCGTGTCATTGGCAAAGGTATATGCCTGAAAGCTCGTCGAGAGCTGCCCCGTCTTCGCGTCATAAGGATGATCCGCAGACTCAAAGTAGATCGTCCCGTCCGATCCGACTGACGGACCCGCTGTTCCCCACAATCCTCCCTGCGGAGGTGAGGAGACCGTCACCTTCTTCGTCACGGTGTTATATGCATACAGCGCATTCGCTACGCCGCCGCATCCCTGGCCTGTAATCGTATAGACAACTCCATTCACCAGATTCAGACCATAGGGCTTGCCATAGATGTTCTTCAAGATCTGGACCGGGGCCTCTTTTTCGTCTCCCGTTCCAGGATCGATCATGTGCAGATAGCCATCTACGGTCAGCACATAAAGCACCCGCTCTGCAGCTCCCGCTGGAGTGATCACAGGATTTGCGCTCAGCGCATTCGTGCAGATAAAGCCGCGTCCCTCACCGGGCTCCTGCGGTTGGCTCGACGCCCACTTCAGCTTCTTCTGCCAGATCAGCGCACCCGTATCCGCATCGACCACATAAACGTCGTCCGCGCTACCCGCAAAGACCGCGATCGTCTTGACGCCCGTGTCCGTCTTAATCCCCGAGGCGACCATCGGCTCGCGGAAAGACTGCATTCCCATCGT
This portion of the Edaphobacter sp. 4G125 genome encodes:
- a CDS encoding PQQ-binding-like beta-propeller repeat protein — protein: MKVRSLSGASMLTRTVALSLAGALGVGASGTCFAQGKAAAHSPEWTTSSYNPQRDAWQRHETKITAQNAGKIQLLWKLKTDNKTMGMQSFREPMVASGIKTDTGVKTIAVFAGSADDVYVVDADTGALIWQKKLKWASSQPQEPGEGRGFICTNALSANPVITPAGAAERVLYVLTVDGYLHMIDPGTGDEKEAPVQILKNIYGKPYGLNLVNGVVYTITGQGCGGVANALYAYNTVTKKVTVSSPPQGGLWGTAGPSVGSDGTIYFESADHPYDAKTGQLSTSFQAYTFANDTLTLKDYYTPSNYKWLTQRDLDMNTTPVVFPYKGRDVLVGGGKEGRFFLLDSKSLGGADHQTPLFRSELIANANVNFQTEGTWGSFAAWKDKKGTQWVLAPNGGPTTIKFPINYGDTPNGGILAFKVEEKNGKTVLTNAWQSQDMMTAEPPVVANGLVFALAGGEYTGQANEVEGGLYSAEDRIKRSIPAKLYVLDGQTGKELYSSGDQIVSFLHQAGLSVAGGRILFGTFDGTVYCFGIK